In the Festucalex cinctus isolate MCC-2025b chromosome 10, RoL_Fcin_1.0, whole genome shotgun sequence genome, one interval contains:
- the LOC144026790 gene encoding alpha-2-HS-glycoprotein-like, translating to MAAHLFALLLCCAVAAPGLQGAPTSPALACSADSQEAAARLAVRHVNEHHKHGYKFKLLDPDTVNSNFQQQADGCHIDVTMNLLQTNCHVTNPKTEDQCEFMMDSERPAAATCTSKLTVTGGVATVTRHTCVTKPEPSNAEMPMICPDCPSLLPLNDENGVKAAQEAVKKYNRESNHAHYFTLMEISKLTSGYIPSVGMMTWINFVLVETTCPKHSRIVPEACTPRCPDRAHHAYCKVSYSHSTGQLGDLTCELYQPKDSSPLPADQQEPVCPALFHHGPEMSVCEAQLSTREPAVHQICPFPLAVHLPQVPQQA from the exons atggcCGCTCACCTCTTCGCTCTTCTGCTGTGTTGCGCCGTGGCCGCTCCGGGCCTGCAGGGGGCGCCAACTTCGCCGGCGCTGGCGTGCAGCGCGGACAGCCAAGAGGCGGCGGCGAGACTCGCCGTTCGACACGTCAACGAGCATCACAAGCACGGATACAAGTTCAAGCTGCTGGACCCGGACACCGTCAACAGCAATTTCCAACAG CAAGCGGACGGTTGCCATATCGACGTCACCATGAATCTTCTGCAGACCAATTGTCACGTGACCAACCCCAAAACCGAAGACCAATGTGAATTCATGATGGACTCCGAGCGG CCCGCGGCGGCAACCTGCACCAGCAAGTTGACGGTGACGGGGGGCGTGGCCACGGTCACCAGACACACCTGCGTCACCAAACCAG AACCGAGCAACGCGGAGATGCCGATGATTTGCCCCGACTGCCCGTCGCTGTTGCCTCTGAACGACGAGAACGGCGTGAAGGCGGCGCAGGAGGCGGTCAAGAAGTACAACCGGGAAAGCAACCACGCGCATTACTTCACCCTGATGGAAATTTCCAAGCTGACGAGCGGC TACATCCCGTCCGTCGGCATGATGACCTGGATCAACTTCGTCCTGGTGGAGACCACCTGCCCCAAACATTCCAGGATCGTGCCCGAGGCCTGCACGCCGCGCTGCCCCGACCGAGCT catCACGCGTATTGCAAAGTCTCCTACTCGCACTCGACTGGACAATTGGGAGACCTCACGTGTGAATTATATCAACCCAAA GATAGCAGCCCGCTGCCGGCCGACCAGCAGGAGCCCGTGTGCCCGGCGCTGTTCCACCACGGTCCGGAAATGTCCGTCTGCGAGGCGCAGCTGAGCACCCGCGAGCCGGCCGTCCACCAGATTTGTCCTTTCCCGCTTGCCGTACATTTGCCACAAGTGCCGCAGCAGGCCTGA